In Topomyia yanbarensis strain Yona2022 chromosome 2, ASM3024719v1, whole genome shotgun sequence, one DNA window encodes the following:
- the LOC131684711 gene encoding period circadian protein isoform X4 encodes MSATGTENMEGSECIHNTKISDSGYSNSCSNSKSQRSGSSKTHHSGSSGAGSSGCSGTGNTQPDTPAASLHHAKDKDRKTKEKEQKTLIDSSPVGVLVDETRCKAKPCPSTAMTVCLETEASGHHLDEPKDRLPIERTDDVLKEETQTSQDSIRRTDTKQSPYCLPGPSPAACTAVLQDDGYHNLDCEELPAAIQVQSPDAITPSVAARPPNTEDGFRCIISMHDGVVLFTTPSITHSLGFPKNMWIGRSFIDFVHPKDRATFASQITSKMAVPLGALEDDSRQKCQLNSLYVMLRKYRGLKSAGFAVTGTAVNYEPYRLVLTFREALEETSDIAQRTGRNILLIISATPVKSVYKMPNEKLKDKELKFSTIHKPCGRLNYVDGSSVELLGYLPQDIIERSIMELYHPEDMPILKQAYEKVMLNGQTVGATFASPPYRFLAQNDCYIILQTEWTSFVNPWSRMLELIIGNHRVLEGPFNPDVFAPSEGDVNRENFSNEQMKDRESIADDILQLLKEPIAKPPDKVSQEVIKRCQLLASLMDEIPAEVTKPELTLNLLKVNSELTFSEQDSVMLGEISPHHDYFDSKSSSETPPSYHQLNYNDNLYRFFNSHPIMNIEESLKIDSSGGANTETIDGQTNVSPNRQFSGSGEGSNDSSERNGRMPETTPPSSNGQDFSSSFQPPALTEEMLCLHDEDMQKAMLKRHREARTLARSSEKKKGPPDKAQSSFVSHGLKRGLSNSWEGDNHKTFKHQHNPNPTANGQDQSLYISAPPNPTPLQTAPVAGPSATKVPTTGTIVAPQPTTLTYSVPRNGDQWQPFSVSLTTIQTSHRNTTASFVPSQNMLPTLYYIPTVPQSITPNPGGILPRINTISIPYIPDMTYPQPMQLYQPSLYYSPMMYQAMPFQPITLPSGLTNSSRNQQQPQNQPPQPQPTAQPPTNSKCCQLNRPTDATGTATVANGGKQNDRVNNKQCSLYRTAVDQFVSLFGQGSETM; translated from the exons TGGTAGTTCGAAGACTCATCACAGCGGCAGTAGCGGTGCCGGCAGCAGTGGCTGCAGCGGCACGGGAAACACTCAACCAGACACACCCGCCGCTTCATTGCACCATGCAAAGGACAAAGATCGCAAAACGAAAGAAAAGGAACAGAAAACGCTGATCGATTCTAGTCCGGTTGGAGTTCTCGTCGACGAGACACGCTGTAAAGCAAAACCATGTCCATCGACTGCAATGACTGTATGCTTGGAAACGGAAGCGTCCGgccaccatttggatgaacccAAAGATCGTCTGCCCATAGAAAGAACTGATGACGTTTTAAAAG AAGAAACCCAGACATCTCAAGATTCCATTCGTCGTACAGACACCAAGCAATCACCCTATTGCCTGCCTGGACCGTCACCAGCAGCTTGCACCGCAGTTCTACAGGACGATGGCTATCATAACTTGGATTGTGAAGAGCTACCAGCTGCCATTCAGGTGCAATCTCCGGATGCCATTACACCATCGGTAGCGGCTAGACCACCAAACACCGAGGACGGATTCCGCTGCATCATTTCAATGCACGACGGTGTGGTACTGTTCACAACACCTAGCATTACGCACAGTCTCGGGTTTCCGAAAAACATGTGGATCGGTCGATCCTTTATCGATTTCGTTCATCCCAAAGATCGAGCCACCTTCGCCAGTCAGATAACGTCTAAAATGGCCGTTCCTCTGGGTGCACTCGAGGACGACTCCAGACAGAAATGCCAGCTCAACTCACTCTACGTAATGCTGAGAAAATATAGAGGACTCAAAAGTGCAGGCTTTGCGGTCACGGGTACTGCTGTAAACTATGAACCCTATCGGTTAGTGTTGACTTTCCGCGAGGCCCTAGAGGAAACGAGTGACATCGCTCAAAGAACCGGGCGTAACATTTTGCTGATTATATCGGCAACTCCGGTCAAGAGTGTCTACAAAATGCCAAACGAAAAGTTGAAGGACAAAGAGCTTAAATTTAGTACCATACACAAACCATGCGGTAGACTAAATTACGTCGACGGAAGCTCAGTAGAGCTACTTGGTTATCTACCTCAAGATATTATAGAACGATCGATAATGGAACTGTATCATCCGGAAGATATGCCGATTCTGAAGCAAGCCTACGAAAAGGTGATGCTCAACGGTCAAACAGTCGGAGCAACGTTTGCTAGTCCCCCATATCGATTCCTGGCCCAAAACGATTGCTACATTATCCTCCAAACAGAATGGACGAGTTTCGTCAACCCGTGGTCCCGTATGCTCGAGTTAATTATTGGAAACCACCGGGTACTGGAGGGACCATTTAATCCAGATGTATTCGCGCCAAGTGAAGGCGATGTAAATCGCGAAAACTTTTCAAATGAACAAATGAAGGATCGCGAATCGATAGCGGATGATATTCTCCAGCTCTTGAAGGAACCGATTGCAAAGCCTCCGGATAAGGTAAGCCAGGAGGTAATAAAGCGATGTCAGCTTTTGGCATCGTTAATGGATGAAATACCAGCCGAGGTCACGAAACCCGAACTGACCCTGAATCTCTTGAAAGTAAATTCTGAGCTAACATTTTCAGAGCAAGATTCCGTTATGCTTGGAGAGATTTCACCTCACCATGATTATTTTGATAGCAAAAGTTCATCTGAAACACCGCCAAGCTACCATCAGCTCAATTACAACGATAATTTGTACCGCTTTTTCAACAGTCATCCTATTATGAACATTGAAGAATCTCTTAAAATTGACTCATCCGGTGGGGCTAACACAGAAACGATAGATGGCCAAACCAATGTCAGCCCCAATCGACAGTTTAGCGGCAGCGGAGAGGGAAGTAACGATAGTTCCGAGAGAAATGGAAGAATGCCCGAAACCACGCCTCCTTCGAGCAATGGGCAAGATTTTTCGAGCAGCTTCCAACCTCCGGCGTTGACTGAAGAAATGCTCTGCCTTCATGATGAGGACATGCAAAAGGCTATGTTGAAGAGGCATCGTGAAGCCCGGACTCTGGCTAGAAGTTCAGAAAAAAAGAAAGGACCTCCGGATAAAGCACAATCTAGTTTCGTTTCCCACGGGCTAAAGCGAGGCCTTTCAAATTCGTGGGAAGGAGATAATCACAAAACTTTCAAACACCAGCATAACCCAAATCCAACTGCCAACGGTCAGGATCAATCATTATATATAAGTGCACCGCCAAACCCTACACCACTGCAAACTGCCCCCGTTGCAGGCCCCAGTGCAACAAAAGTACCAACCACAGGCACCATCGTTGCTCCACAGCCAACTACTCTTACGTACAGCGTACCACGAAACGGGGACCAATGGCAACCGTTTTCGGTTAGTTTGACGACGATACAGACATCACATAGAAACACAACCGCCAGTTTCGTTCCTTCGCAGAACATGCTACCAACTCTGTACTACATTCCGACAGTGCCACAATCAATTACGCCAAACCCCGGTGGGATACTGCCTCGAATAAACACTATTTCTATTCCGTACATACCCGACATGACGTATCCTCAGCCTATGCAGCTTTACCAGCCTTCGCTGTACTACTCGCCAATGATGTACCAAGCGATGCCATTCCAGCCAATAACACTTCCAAGCGGACTGACGAATAGTTCTCGAAAC CAGCAACAACCTCAAAACCAGCCACCTCAACCTCAACCAACAGCGCAACCTCCAACCAACTCCAAATGTTGCCAACTTAACCGTCCAACCGACGCAACCGGAACGGCTACGGTGGCCAACGGTGGCAAGCAGAACGATCGGGTAAACAATAAGCAATGTAGTTTATATCGCACAGCGGTGGACCAATTTGTGAGTTTATTTGGCCAGGGAAGTGAAACCATGTAG